One part of the Bacillus oleivorans genome encodes these proteins:
- a CDS encoding YopX family protein: protein MREIKFRVWDKEKKQFFKPIYEAYKGNLEDLFVGLSGDLHLKTIDPIMTHQSVFPDRFGPLQQYTGLKDKNGKEIYEGDIYHQGDLEILYIVQYRGTGFIGKQIRSSSYVGLEHWQERIEIVGNVYENPELMEGAK, encoded by the coding sequence ATGCGTGAGATAAAGTTTCGTGTATGGGACAAAGAAAAGAAACAATTCTTCAAGCCAATTTATGAAGCTTACAAAGGAAATTTAGAGGATTTATTTGTTGGCCTTAGCGGTGATTTACATTTGAAGACAATTGATCCAATAATGACACACCAATCAGTATTTCCTGATAGGTTTGGGCCATTACAACAATACACCGGACTAAAGGACAAAAACGGTAAAGAGATTTATGAAGGAGATATTTACCACCAAGGAGATCTCGAAATTTTGTATATTGTCCAATATAGAGGCACTGGCTTTATAGGGAAGCAAATAAGAAGTAGCAGTTACGTAGGTTTAGAACACTGGCAAGAACGAATCGAAATAGTAGGCAACGTTTACGAAAACCCTGAACTAATGGAGGGTGCCAAATGA
- a CDS encoding helix-turn-helix domain-containing protein: MTITQLIETIRDIRKSQKLSQNQFAEKIGITPVSICRTENGTNTPYLDTFVRMAEGLGYEVVLKKK, translated from the coding sequence ATGACCATCACCCAACTTATTGAAACCATACGTGACATTCGTAAATCTCAAAAACTATCACAAAACCAATTTGCAGAGAAAATCGGTATCACCCCAGTATCCATCTGCAGAACAGAAAACGGAACAAATACCCCTTATTTAGACACATTTGTACGAATGGCAGAGGGGTTAGGGTATGAAGTGGTGTTGAAGAAGAAGTGA
- a CDS encoding DNA N-6-adenine-methyltransferase — protein sequence MSINKGLFTSNTDLWETPQDFFNKLNEEFHFDIDVCANDENAKCENYFTKEIDGLQQDWEGVCWMNPPYGREIGKWVQKAYESSLNGATVVCLLPARTDTKWWHDYCMKGEIRLVRGRLKFGRSNNSAPFPSAVVIFSNQAKVSTVKAM from the coding sequence TTGAGTATCAACAAAGGTTTATTTACTAGTAATACAGATTTATGGGAAACACCACAAGATTTTTTTAACAAACTGAATGAGGAATTTCATTTTGATATAGATGTTTGTGCCAATGATGAAAATGCCAAATGTGAAAACTATTTTACCAAAGAAATAGATGGGTTACAGCAAGATTGGGAGGGTGTTTGTTGGATGAATCCTCCTTATGGCAGAGAGATAGGAAAATGGGTTCAAAAAGCCTATGAATCTTCTTTAAATGGGGCAACGGTTGTTTGTTTACTTCCAGCAAGGACAGATACTAAATGGTGGCATGATTACTGTATGAAAGGTGAAATCAGACTTGTTAGAGGTCGTTTGAAGTTTGGGAGAAGTAATAATTCAGCACCTTTTCCGAGTGCGGTTGTTATATTCAGCAATCAGGCAAAAGTTAGTACAGTTAAAGCTATGTAA